The sequence AACCGTTGAAATATCCGAGGATATGGGGGCGAAGGTCATTGATGCAAATGTTGCAAGTATGACCAAGCAGACCAACGTGGGCATTTCAAATTCTAGGGGCAAGTACATCTACAGAATAGATTCAGATGTCATACTCCCACAGGACATAGTTGGGGAGTGCGTTGAAAAGTGTGAATTTGAAGGATACGACGGTGCATGTGTTTTTTGGCTTCCAGATGAATCCATAAGCTTCTGGGCCAAGGTCAGGAGAATCGAAAAGGAGAGCTACGTGGAAAACCCCAACTGTGTTGGATCCATCAAGTACGATAAAAATGTTCTGGGGGCCCGATTCCTGAGGAAGGACGTTCTTGACACTGTTGGAGGATTTGATGAAGACATATCCACTGCAGGGGAAGACTACGCCCTCTACAACAAACTCGCAGAGAGTGATTTCCACTTCGCCCTCATAAAATCCAGGGAAAAACATCTTGGAGAACCAAAAAGGATTAAAGACATAATCCGGAAGAACTTCAGGTACGGCACGGCCCTCATGCAGTTTTTAGAGAATCAGAAGGAGAAAAAAAACCAGTTCTCACCTGCAGGCAGAACCTACCTGATAAAAGCCTTTGAAACTGCTTTTAAAGATAATTTAGCACTATTTTTTGGTTTGATGGTTTACCTGTTTGCAGTTTACACATCTACAGCCACTGGAGTTGTTTACTACAAGTTCACAACCAAGACCAAGAACGTGGCGTAGATTGAAGGGAGTTAACTGGATTGGATTAGAAATGGATTGGTACGACTGAAGGATTGACTAGGCAAAAGGAATTTACTCAACTAAAGAAGATTACTTAGATTGAAAGGAATTGGATTACTTAGATTAAAATGAATTGGCTTACTTAGATTGAAAGGAATTGGCTTAGACTAAAGGGAATCAACTATGAAGATTTTAATGATCCATTACTCAGAGATAACCTCCCCTGGAGGAGTCCACAGGACAGTAGTGGAAATGGCCAAAAACCTTTCTAAGATGGACCATGATGTAACAGTGCTCCAGGGGAATCCCAATGGACTTTCTCATAAAGAAACCTATGAAGGATTTCGTATAATACGCATCAAGTCCAGGGTGGCTGATCACCTCTACGGATTCAGCCCGGAGATCTACTCCTACCTCAAGAAGCATTTCAGTGAATTGAACCCTGATGTGATTCATGTTCATGGATACCATACCTTATTTTCCCCAGAGGTAGCTTACCTTATTAAGAAGCTGAACCCTCAAGTTCCAATAGTTTTTTCACCTCATTTTGGAGTGTTCAGCAGAAGCAGTTTTGCAGGCAAACACCTCTGGGGAATCTACAACAGATCCCTTGGTAAGAACGTGGTGGAAAACAGTGAAATTATCATCACAGCTTCCAGATTCGAGTCCGATAACTTGATGAAGCTCTTCAAGGTAGCTGAAAAGAATATAAAGGTCATTCCCCACGGTGTTGATTACATAAACACTGAGAAGGTTAAGGAAAAAAATGGAAATATAAACCTGCTCTACGTTGGTTACCTCCTTGAGTTGAAGGGGATCCAGTGGATCATTGAAGCCCTCCATGATCTGGTTTACATGAAGAAGGTTGACGCCTTCCTGACCATCGTTGGTGAAGGGCCCTACGAGGGTGAGCTTAAAAAGCTTGCACAAACCTTGAAGGTGAGCCAGTTCATCCGTTGGGAGGGATTCGTTCCAGCTTCACAGTCTGAAAGGTTGAGAGAAATCTACCAAAGTTCAGACGTACTTTTACTGCTCTCACAATCTGAAAACTATGGAATCGTTGTTTCAGAAGCTCTTGCCAGTAAAACCCCGGTTATAGTAACTAAAAGAACAGCTTTGAATGAATTTTTGGATGAACCTGGATGTTTTGGAGTTAACTACCCGCCGAACCCTGGAGAAGTTGCAGACCTTGTACTGCAGATCCATGAGGATGGTGTTGAGGTTGGCCCACTGA is a genomic window of Methanobacterium congolense containing:
- a CDS encoding glycosyltransferase; this encodes MEKPLVSIVVPVLNSEKTLKKCLKSVMNQNYGNIEVTVVDGGSHDKTVEISEDMGAKVIDANVASMTKQTNVGISNSRGKYIYRIDSDVILPQDIVGECVEKCEFEGYDGACVFWLPDESISFWAKVRRIEKESYVENPNCVGSIKYDKNVLGARFLRKDVLDTVGGFDEDISTAGEDYALYNKLAESDFHFALIKSREKHLGEPKRIKDIIRKNFRYGTALMQFLENQKEKKNQFSPAGRTYLIKAFETAFKDNLALFFGLMVYLFAVYTSTATGVVYYKFTTKTKNVA
- a CDS encoding glycosyltransferase family 4 protein, producing MKILMIHYSEITSPGGVHRTVVEMAKNLSKMDHDVTVLQGNPNGLSHKETYEGFRIIRIKSRVADHLYGFSPEIYSYLKKHFSELNPDVIHVHGYHTLFSPEVAYLIKKLNPQVPIVFSPHFGVFSRSSFAGKHLWGIYNRSLGKNVVENSEIIITASRFESDNLMKLFKVAEKNIKVIPHGVDYINTEKVKEKNGNINLLYVGYLLELKGIQWIIEALHDLVYMKKVDAFLTIVGEGPYEGELKKLAQTLKVSQFIRWEGFVPASQSERLREIYQSSDVLLLLSQSENYGIVVSEALASKTPVIVTKRTALNEFLDEPGCFGVNYPPNPGEVADLVLQIHEDGVEVGPLTQKIQTWDEIVKKYEREYRVVVSPNEPD